CCGTCAGGGTTCTGGAGAGCCGTTCGATGAGGGTCTGTTTCGTCGTCGACAAGTTCCCGTCGCTGTCCGAGACCTTCGTGCTCGACCAGATCGAGGGCTGCCTTGCGCGCGGCATCGAAGTCGGCGTCATCTGCAATGAGACGACCTTCGGCAAGGAGCGCAACATCGACGATCCGCGCTGGCGCAACCTGCCCGGTGGCGTCGCGCAATGGTGGGGTGCGCTCGGCCCGCTGCGCCCGTCGCTGCGCCGCTGGTCGGGCAAGCTTTGGGACAAGGCCTCGACGGCGCTCGACATTGCCTTTGCCGGCAAGCTCGAAAAATACGACGTCATCGTCGCGCATTTCGGCAACAACGGACTGCGGGTCGCAAGGGCGATGAAGCAGCGGCGGATCGCAGCACCCCTGGTGACGATCTTCCATGGCCATGATGTCGGCGCGCCGATGCATGACGGCTCGCTGTCGCGCTACGGGGTCGTCTTCCGCCAAGGCGCGTTGCAACTGCCGGTCAACGGCTTCTTCCGCGATGCGCTGATCGGGGCCGGCGCGCGCGCCGACAGCGTCGCCGTGCACCACATGGGCGTCGACACCGATGCGATCGGTTTTCGCGCCGGCGAGCGTCGCGGCAGCAGGCTGGCGCTGATCTCTGTCTGCCGGCTGACCGAGAAGAAGGGAATCGAGTTCGCGCTTCGCGCGCTCGGCGACGTTCAGGCCGTCCGACCCGACATCGACTGGTCCTATGTGATCATCGGCGGCGGCGAATTGCTCGATCCGATGAGACAACTGGCGGCACGTCTCGGCATCTCCGAACGTGTCGCTTTTCTCGGGCCGCGTCCGCACAGCGAGGTCAAGCAACAGCTTGCCGAGGCGCATGCCTTTGTGCTGCCGAGCGTCCGTGCGGGCGACGGTGACCTCGAAGGCATCCCCGTGGCGCTGATGGAGGCGATGGCTGCGGGGTTGACCGTGGTCAGCACCTATCATTCCGGCATTCCCGAGCTGATCGAGGACGGCAGGACCGGTCTCCTGGCGCCCGAACGGGACATCCGTGTGCTGGCGCAAAAGCTGATCTGGGTCGCCGACAATCCCGTCTCCTGCGAGGAGCTGGCGCGCGCGGCACGACGCAAGGTCGAGGACGAATTCGACTCCGGCCGGCTCAACGACGCCTTTGCCGACACGCTGTTCCGGCTTGCCGCGACAAGGGCTGCAGCATGACCGCCGAGGCGCAGCAACTCGGGCGCATTGCGCTACGTGGCGGGGCGCTGACGGCAGCGGCGCAGGCGATCAAGATCGGCATCCAGTTCGTTTCCGTGGTGGTCCTGGCGAGGATGCTGGCGCCGGAGGATTTTGGCCTCGTCGCCTCCGTCGGCCCGATCATCGCCTTTGTCGGGTTGTTCCAGAATCTCGGCCTGCAGCAGGCCGTCATCCAGCGTCCGGAAATCAGCCGGCAGCAGCTCAACCAGGTGTTCTGGATCAGCGCGCTGGCCGGCCTGATCTGCACGATCGTCATCGCCGCCCTGTCGCCGGCGGTGTCGGCATTTTATGGCGATGGCAGGATGACCGGCATCACGCTTGCCGCCGCCATGCCGCTCCTGCTCGGTAGTCTTGCCGCGCTGCCGCTGGCCTTGATGAACCGCAATTTGCAGTTCGGCCAGCTGGCGATCAACGACGTCGCGACCGCCCTTGCCGGCTTGGGGGCGGCGATTGCCGCGGCCTATGCCGGGCTTGGCTACTGGTCGCTGGTAATCGGGCCTGCGGCTGGTGCCGTGGTGACGCTCGCCGGCGCGTGGCTGGCGACGCGCTGGAAACCGGGCAAGCCGAGCATCAAGGTGGAGCGCGAGATCCTGTCCTTCGGCGCCAATCTCACCGGCTTCAATCTCGTCAACTTCTTCTCGCGCAACCTCGACAACATCCTGATCGGCAAGTTTTCCGGCCCGGTCGAGCTCGGCTATTACGACAGGGCCTACAAGCTGCTTTTGTTTCCGCTGCAAAACATCAACCAGCCGCTGTCGCGGCTGATGGTGCCGTTGCTCAGCCGCATCCAGGACGACAAGCCACGCTTTCGCGAGCTCTATCTGCGCACCAACTGGCTGCTTGCCTTCATCACGGTACCGGGAATCGCGGCGCTGACGATTGCCGCCGAACCCGTGGTTTCGATCCTGTTCGGCGAACGCTGGCTCGGCGTGGCGCCGATCTTCGCCTGGCTCGGCATTGCCGGACTTATGCAGCCGGTGTCGAGCACGACGGGCTGGATCTTCATCTGTCAGGGCAAGACGCGCACGATGTTCCGCTGGGGCGTCTATTCGGCGCTGACAACGGTGCTGTCATTCGCCGTCGGGCTGAAATGGGGTGCTGTTGGCGTCGCCGCCGCCTATGCCATCTCAGGCTACGTGCTCAGGCTGCCGGTGCTGGCGGTGATGCTCGGGCGCACCGGCCCGGTCTCGGCGCTCGACTTCATGATGGTGCAGGGGCTGCTGATCATTGCCGCCGCCGTGACCTGGCTCGGCTACGGCTACCTGCCGGCCGCACTCACCGCGCAATCCAACGTCGTGGCGGCGATCACCGCGGCAGCTCTAAGCTACGCGGTGGCGCTCGCTTTCATGGTTGCCGTGCCGCAGTCGCGCCGTGCCCTCGTCGAGGCGTGGAAGACTGTCGCCCGCAACATTCGCTGAAGGGTCAGCAAGCAGCGGCCGGACCAGATCGGCGGCCGACATGGCCGAAGCGTGTTCTTCCAACACTGCTGCAAGCGTCGTTGTACGGAGTTGGTCGAGATCGGCGGCGAAGGCCGCGAGCTTCCGGCCGGCCTCTTCCGGTGTCACGGTGTCGATATCGAGCAGCAGCTCGGCCAGGCCGACACGCTTGGCGAGCTCACGGGTCTTGAACTCGTAGGCGATCGGCAGCACGGGCACGCCGACGCACAATGACATGATCATCATGTGCATGCGCGTGGCGACGACGAAGTCGAAGCCCTTGACCAGCTCCATCAACTGCTCGGGCGTGTGGAAGCCGGCGTCGACGTCGACGTGGGCTGCGACGTCGGCATCGAGTTCGGCGACGATCGCCCGCGCGGTCTTCGAATCGTCATGGGCATATTCCGGCACGCCCTGGCAGGTCGAGACGAAGGTCACCTGCTTGCCGTGTTCGCGCACCAGTGCCGTCGCGATATCGCGGATCGAGGCCATGTAGCGGCGCATGCCGTCGGCGCCGTCATTGACGTAGTTCCAGTGTCGTACCGAAATGCCGACACGGCCGGTCTGTGCCGGCGGCGTGCCGGCCGCAAGCAGCGTTTCGATGCGCTTCTTGTCGGCGAGTGCAAACACCGAATCGGCGACGACATGGCATTTGCCGGGATTGTCGACGAGCCCGTCGAGATGGCCGTGCGAGCGTTTGTCGCGCAACAGGATCAACGGGCTGCGGTCGAAGGCCGGCTTCAGTTCACGGCGGTTGTAGTCCTTGTCGAACGGGCCCAGCGACTGGGTGAAGAACACCGGGTCCTTGCCGAAGATCGCGTCGATGCGGAACTGGTTGAGGCGGCGTTCGAGATTGTAGTTCTCGACCAGATAGGTGCCGCCTGTGGTGACGACCAGATCGGCTTGGCGGTACATGTCGAGGCTGCGACGGTCCTCGGCGCTGAACATCGTCTCGTCCAGGGCGCGGCTCTTGCCGTAGTGGCGCAGCGCACTCAGGGCGAGGCGGTTGTAGATCGGCTTGGCTAGGTTCTTCAGGCGGTTGTCGTCATAGGGGTATTTGAAGATCGATTCGGCCAGCAGCTTGCGGATCTCGATATCGGGATAGGCTTGCGTGGGATAAAGCCGCGACGCTACCGTGGGCTGGCTATCGAATACCTGGATGCGCAACTCGCCCGGACAGGCCGCTTTGAGGATGTGCCGGATGGCCAGCAGGATCGCCGCATCGCCAGTGTTCAGGCAGACGGTGTTTTCGACGATGACAGTCTTCATGGGCGCTGGCCTCCTCGGATTGGTCGCGTCGGGAAGATAAGTACAGGCTAACCGGGCCATTTTGCGGCGCAACAATAATTGAGGTGCGAGCAGTCAATAATTGTTGCGACGCAACAATGGGTGCACTAGCTTCGTCGTCGGTGGGCCAAACTGCGAGCGTGAATTCATGCTGCATGTTCTGTACCTGGTGCACGATGTTTCCGACCCGGCAGTCCGTCGACGGATCATCATGCTCAAGGCTGGTGGCGCGCGCGTTACGCTCGCTGGTTTCCGCCGGACGCAAGAACGCGAAGACGTCGAGGGCCTGACGCCGATCGACCTGGGTCACACCTGCGACGGGCGCTTTGCGCAGCGTCTGGGGGCGGTGGCGGTTGCTGCTACGCGCATCGGCGCTGCGCTGAGGGCGGTGGCTGCGCCCGACGTGATTGTTGCCCGCAATCTCGAAATGCTGGCGTTGGCGCAACGTGCCCGTTCGGCCCTCGGCGCCTCGATGCCTGTTATCTACGAGTGCCTCGACATCCACCGGCTGGTGCTGCGCGAGGATTTTCTGGGCAAGGGCCTGCGCGGGGCCGAGCGCCTCTTCGGGCGCAATGTCGGCCTGCTGCTGACCAGCTCGCCGGCTTTCGTCAGGCATTATTTCGAACGGTACGGCCAGATCGATGCCCCCATCGAACTGGTCGAGAACAAGCTCCTCGAGCTGGAGCCGCGTATTGATTCGATGCCGTCGGCACTGGCTGATGAGCCCTGGACGATCGGCTGGTTCGGGGCGCTGCGCTGTCGCAAGTCGCTCGAGCTTCTGGCCGCTTTCACCCGCAAGGCGGAAGGGCGATTCGAGATCGTGCTGCGCGGCCGGCCGGCACTTTCGGCGTTTCCTGATTTTCACGGTTTCGTCGAATCCGAGCCCCATTTGACGTTTAAAGGTGCTTACAGAAATCCCGAGGACATGGCCGACATCTATGCGCAGGTGGACTTTGCCTGGGCGATCGACTTCTTCGAGGAAGGTCAGAACTCGACATGGCTGTTGCCCAACCGGCTCTATGAAAGCTGCCGGTTCGGTACGGTGCCGATCGCCATGGCCGGCACCGAGACGGCGCGCTTCCTCGAGCGCCTCGATATCGGGCTGATGCTGCCCGAGCCGTCGGCATCAGCTCTGGCGGAAGCGCTCTCGGGCATGACAAGCGAACGTTACGCCGCCTTGCGCGGTGAAGTGCTTGCCCGTGATCCGCGAAACTGGATCTGCGACCTGGCCGATTGCCGGGCGCTGGTGGCGAAGCTCGAACGGGTCGCCGCCCAAAACGGCGAAAGCCCTGGCGCCATCGCCGCCTGACCTTCAACGCAATCAACACAAGCAGACGCATGACCGAAACGTCCTCCGCCATCATCATCATTCCGTGCCTCGACGAGGAGCGCCATATCAGCGGCCTTCTGGCCCAACTGCGGCCCTCTGCCCGGCGGCTCGGCGCAATGATCATCGTCGCCGACGGCGGCAGCCGCGATGCGACCCGGACCATCGTTGCCGGCATTGTTGCCGAAGACGACAATGTCGTGCTGATCGACAATCCGGCGCGCATCCAGAGTGCGGCAGTGAACCTGGCCGTCGAACGCTTCGGTCGTGGCGTCGACTATCTGATCCGCATCGACGCTCATGGCGGCTATCCCGACGATTATTGCGACCGGCTGCTCGAGGAAGCGCTGGCGACGGGCGCCGATTCCCTCGTCGTTTCGATGCTGACCGAAGGCCGCGGCACCGTGCAGCAGGCGGCTGCGGCTGCGCAGAACTCGAAGCTCGGCACAGGTGGGTCCAAGCACAGGCATGGCTCGGCCGGGGAATGGGTCGATCACGGCCATCACGCCCTGATGCGCATCGCAGCGTTCAGCGATGTCGGCGGCTATGACGAGAGCTTCAGTCACAATGAGGATGCCGAGCTCGACCATCGTCTGCGCCAGGCCGGCTACCGCATCTGGATGAGCGGGCGCACCCGCATGACCTATTTTCCGCGTGCTTCACTTGGCGGCCTGTTCCACCAGTATCTCGGTTATGGCAGGGGACGGGCGCGGAACGTGCTGAAACACCGCGTCATCCCCAGGCTCCGCCAGATGGTGCCGCTGATGGTGGCGCCGACGGCGCTGCTCGCAAGCCTCGCCGTCGTTCACTGGATCTTCGCCGTGCCTGTCCTCGTCTGGGCGGCGATCTGTCTGAGCTATGGCGCTGCCCTTGCCTTGCGGGCCGGCAAGCCGGGGCTGGCGCTCGCCGGCGTGTCGGCGATGGTGATGCATTTCGCCTGGTCGCTCGGCTTCTGGCTCCAACTCGTTGCCTTGCCGGCAAGGGGGCGCCCAGCATGACCGAAATGCCCAGCATCGACATCTGCGTCTGCACCTTCCGGCGGCGCGAACTGGCCGACACGTTGCAGTCGCTTGCGGCGATGGACCTACCCGCGGGGTATCGCATCGGCATCGTCGTGGCCGACAATGACGAGGTGCCCAGTGCTGCGGAACTGGTCTCCGTTCTGGCGGACGAGCTTTCGCTCGAGGTTCGCTACGTCCATTGCCCGGCGCGCAACATCTCGGTTGCCCGCAACGCTTGCCTGGATGCCAGCTCGGCCGATTTCGTCGCCTTCATCGACGATGACGAGAAGGCGACAGGCATGTGGCTGAAGCGGCTCGTCGAGACCGCGCAGGCGACCGGTGCCGAGGTGGTGCTCGGGCCGGTCAAGGCGCGTTATGGGACGGGAGCCCCGGGCTGGATGCAGGTCGGCGACTTTCACTCGACCTATCCGGTGTTCGTTCGGGGCGAGATCCGCACCGGCTACACCTGTAATGCCTTGCTCCGGATCGCTTCGCCCAGCATCGCCGGCCGCCGCTTCAGCCTGGAGCGCGGCCAGTCGGGCGGCGAGGACACCGAATTCTTCGACCAGGTGTTCGGTGCCGGTGGTCGCATAAGCTATGCCGCGGAGGCCTGGGTGGAGGAGCCGGTTCCGGCGTCTCGCGCCTCGTTCCGCTGGCTGACGACGCGGCGCTTCCGTGTCGGGCAGACGCATGGTCGCCTGCTTGGCGCCAAGCGGAGTGGCGTTGGTCGCTTCGGTGAGCTCGTACGGGCCTCGGCCAAGGCCGGCTACTGCTTTGCCGCGGCGGGGCTGACCGCGCTGCAGCCGGTCAGCCGCAACCGCAGCCTGCTGCGTGGCGTGATGCATTTGGGCGTGCTGAGCGGGCTGGCCGGCGCACGTGAACTGCGTCTCTACGGCAATGAGGGAGGCCAGGATGCAGCCTGACGTCAGCTTCGTCATCGCCGCCTACAATGCCGAGGCAACGCTCGGCCGTGCCATTGACAGCGCGCTGGCACAGCAAGGCGTCACCGTCGAGGTGATCGTCGTCGACGACTGCTCATCCGACGCGACGATTGCGCTTGCACGGGCCTATGCCGATCCGCGTGTGCGGGTCGTGGCGCTGGAGAAAAATCGCGGCCCAGGTGGAGCGCGCAACGCTGGCCTCGATGCGGCGCTGGGGCGCTGGGTCGCCGTGCTCGATTCGGACGATGCCGTCCTGCCCGACAGGCTTTCGGCAATGATCGGCAGGGCTGATGCTGGCTCTGCGGCGATAGCGGTCGACAACATCGTGGTTGTTCACGACGACGGCAGGCCAAGCGAAGTAATGTTCGCCGAAAGCTATCTCGAAAAACTCGGCAATCTGACGCTGGCGGACTTCATCAGCAGCAATGTCGTCTTCGAGGCGACGTTCAATTTTGGTTACATGAAGCCGATATTCTTGCGTGAATATCTCCAGGCAAATGAGCTCCGCTACGACGAGAATTTGCGCATCGGCGAGGACTATATCCTGCTCGCCAGCGCTCTCGCCCGGGGCGGCATCTGCGCCGTCGAACCCGCTGTCGGCTATGCCTATCACGTGCGAAACGGCTCCATTTCAAGGGTTCTGGAGCTTCATCACGTCGAGGCGATGCAACGTGCCGATGCCACCTTTGCTGCCCGCAACAGGCTCGAAGGCGAGGCGCAAAAAGCGTTCACGCGACGTGCCCGCAGCCTCTCCCAGGCTGCCTCATTCCTGTCACTGGTTACGCACATCAAGCAGCGGTCGCCGCTCAAGGCGGTGCGGACCGCCCTGGGGGACCCGGCGGCGGTTCGACATTTGCGGATGCCGATAGAGGTCCGGCTGCGCCGGCTCGCCAGGCAGTTCGCATAACGGTCCGGCACATGATGCGCGTGCCCGGAGCGGCCAAGAACAAGACGAGGAGAGTCATATGAGCGAGAGGATTGGCACGATGAAGAAAGTCAGGAAAGCGGTGATCCCGGTCGCGGGTCTCGGCACGCGGTTCCTGCCCGCGACCAAGTCCATGCCCAAGGAGATGCTGCCCGTGGTCGACAGGCCGGTGGTGCAGTATGCCGTCGACGAGGCACTGGAGGCCGGCATCGAGCACATCGTCTTCGTCACCGGCCGCAACAAGGCGGTCATCGAGGACTATTTCGACCTGCATCCCGAACTGGTGGGCACGCTCGAACAGGCCGGC
The nucleotide sequence above comes from Aminobacter aminovorans. Encoded proteins:
- a CDS encoding glycosyltransferase family 2 protein, with the translated sequence MQPDVSFVIAAYNAEATLGRAIDSALAQQGVTVEVIVVDDCSSDATIALARAYADPRVRVVALEKNRGPGGARNAGLDAALGRWVAVLDSDDAVLPDRLSAMIGRADAGSAAIAVDNIVVVHDDGRPSEVMFAESYLEKLGNLTLADFISSNVVFEATFNFGYMKPIFLREYLQANELRYDENLRIGEDYILLASALARGGICAVEPAVGYAYHVRNGSISRVLELHHVEAMQRADATFAARNRLEGEAQKAFTRRARSLSQAASFLSLVTHIKQRSPLKAVRTALGDPAAVRHLRMPIEVRLRRLARQFA
- a CDS encoding glycosyltransferase encodes the protein MRVCFVVDKFPSLSETFVLDQIEGCLARGIEVGVICNETTFGKERNIDDPRWRNLPGGVAQWWGALGPLRPSLRRWSGKLWDKASTALDIAFAGKLEKYDVIVAHFGNNGLRVARAMKQRRIAAPLVTIFHGHDVGAPMHDGSLSRYGVVFRQGALQLPVNGFFRDALIGAGARADSVAVHHMGVDTDAIGFRAGERRGSRLALISVCRLTEKKGIEFALRALGDVQAVRPDIDWSYVIIGGGELLDPMRQLAARLGISERVAFLGPRPHSEVKQQLAEAHAFVLPSVRAGDGDLEGIPVALMEAMAAGLTVVSTYHSGIPELIEDGRTGLLAPERDIRVLAQKLIWVADNPVSCEELARAARRKVEDEFDSGRLNDAFADTLFRLAATRAAA
- a CDS encoding glycosyltransferase, which codes for MTEMPSIDICVCTFRRRELADTLQSLAAMDLPAGYRIGIVVADNDEVPSAAELVSVLADELSLEVRYVHCPARNISVARNACLDASSADFVAFIDDDEKATGMWLKRLVETAQATGAEVVLGPVKARYGTGAPGWMQVGDFHSTYPVFVRGEIRTGYTCNALLRIASPSIAGRRFSLERGQSGGEDTEFFDQVFGAGGRISYAAEAWVEEPVPASRASFRWLTTRRFRVGQTHGRLLGAKRSGVGRFGELVRASAKAGYCFAAAGLTALQPVSRNRSLLRGVMHLGVLSGLAGARELRLYGNEGGQDAA
- a CDS encoding glycosyl transferase family 1, producing MLHVLYLVHDVSDPAVRRRIIMLKAGGARVTLAGFRRTQEREDVEGLTPIDLGHTCDGRFAQRLGAVAVAATRIGAALRAVAAPDVIVARNLEMLALAQRARSALGASMPVIYECLDIHRLVLREDFLGKGLRGAERLFGRNVGLLLTSSPAFVRHYFERYGQIDAPIELVENKLLELEPRIDSMPSALADEPWTIGWFGALRCRKSLELLAAFTRKAEGRFEIVLRGRPALSAFPDFHGFVESEPHLTFKGAYRNPEDMADIYAQVDFAWAIDFFEEGQNSTWLLPNRLYESCRFGTVPIAMAGTETARFLERLDIGLMLPEPSASALAEALSGMTSERYAALRGEVLARDPRNWICDLADCRALVAKLERVAAQNGESPGAIAA
- a CDS encoding glycosyltransferase family 2 protein; translated protein: MTETSSAIIIIPCLDEERHISGLLAQLRPSARRLGAMIIVADGGSRDATRTIVAGIVAEDDNVVLIDNPARIQSAAVNLAVERFGRGVDYLIRIDAHGGYPDDYCDRLLEEALATGADSLVVSMLTEGRGTVQQAAAAAQNSKLGTGGSKHRHGSAGEWVDHGHHALMRIAAFSDVGGYDESFSHNEDAELDHRLRQAGYRIWMSGRTRMTYFPRASLGGLFHQYLGYGRGRARNVLKHRVIPRLRQMVPLMVAPTALLASLAVVHWIFAVPVLVWAAICLSYGAALALRAGKPGLALAGVSAMVMHFAWSLGFWLQLVALPARGRPA
- a CDS encoding polysaccharide pyruvyl transferase family protein, whose protein sequence is MKTVIVENTVCLNTGDAAILLAIRHILKAACPGELRIQVFDSQPTVASRLYPTQAYPDIEIRKLLAESIFKYPYDDNRLKNLAKPIYNRLALSALRHYGKSRALDETMFSAEDRRSLDMYRQADLVVTTGGTYLVENYNLERRLNQFRIDAIFGKDPVFFTQSLGPFDKDYNRRELKPAFDRSPLILLRDKRSHGHLDGLVDNPGKCHVVADSVFALADKKRIETLLAAGTPPAQTGRVGISVRHWNYVNDGADGMRRYMASIRDIATALVREHGKQVTFVSTCQGVPEYAHDDSKTARAIVAELDADVAAHVDVDAGFHTPEQLMELVKGFDFVVATRMHMMIMSLCVGVPVLPIAYEFKTRELAKRVGLAELLLDIDTVTPEEAGRKLAAFAADLDQLRTTTLAAVLEEHASAMSAADLVRPLLADPSANVAGDSLPRLDEGTARLRHGNHESERHRVA
- a CDS encoding lipopolysaccharide biosynthesis protein, producing MTAEAQQLGRIALRGGALTAAAQAIKIGIQFVSVVVLARMLAPEDFGLVASVGPIIAFVGLFQNLGLQQAVIQRPEISRQQLNQVFWISALAGLICTIVIAALSPAVSAFYGDGRMTGITLAAAMPLLLGSLAALPLALMNRNLQFGQLAINDVATALAGLGAAIAAAYAGLGYWSLVIGPAAGAVVTLAGAWLATRWKPGKPSIKVEREILSFGANLTGFNLVNFFSRNLDNILIGKFSGPVELGYYDRAYKLLLFPLQNINQPLSRLMVPLLSRIQDDKPRFRELYLRTNWLLAFITVPGIAALTIAAEPVVSILFGERWLGVAPIFAWLGIAGLMQPVSSTTGWIFICQGKTRTMFRWGVYSALTTVLSFAVGLKWGAVGVAAAYAISGYVLRLPVLAVMLGRTGPVSALDFMMVQGLLIIAAAVTWLGYGYLPAALTAQSNVVAAITAAALSYAVALAFMVAVPQSRRALVEAWKTVARNIR